The following DNA comes from Chryseobacterium gallinarum.
CGGATACTCTTTAACAAGAGGATGATGGGCAAGATGACCTTGCAGATAGCGGGGATTTTCACTGTAAAAATTGATCAATTCTTCCGTGGAAACATGAACTGTAGCATGGGGGAAATCTGCAAGGCCACCTGTATGATCCGGATCCAGATGGCTCAAAACACAATCTTTTACGTGGGCTGGATCTAGTCCTAGTTTCTGAATTTGATGGAAAGCTGTCCGCTCCATATCCAGCTGAAAACCTACAGCTTCTATCAATTCAGCGCCAAGCCTTTCATTAGGATGTTCTACATCCTGGACACCCACTCCGGTATCAATCAGCAGCAGGTTATCATCTTCTTCAATCAGCAAACAGTGGCCGATAACGTCATTGTTCATAGGTATTGAAATCTTTACACAGTTAAGATGATGTATTCTTTTCATATTTTTATGTTGGTTAAACTTCATAACAAGATACTCAATAAAACGTAAATGTGCTGATGGTTTGG
Coding sequences within:
- a CDS encoding MBL fold metallo-hydrolase, translating into MKRIHHLNCVKISIPMNNDVIGHCLLIEEDDNLLLIDTGVGVQDVEHPNERLGAELIEAVGFQLDMERTAFHQIQKLGLDPAHVKDCVLSHLDPDHTGGLADFPHATVHVSTEELINFYSENPRYLQGHLAHHPLVKEYPASDQHWFGLEARKVDASSETEIFLIPLFGHTLGHCGVAIRWEEKWILYVGDAYYLRAELEDEQHPAGELAASRADDNTRRLESMVKIKKLINEHPEIEVFGYHDREEFSKYTVKSQLV